In Helianthus annuus cultivar XRQ/B chromosome 9, HanXRQr2.0-SUNRISE, whole genome shotgun sequence, the following are encoded in one genomic region:
- the LOC110875915 gene encoding uncharacterized protein LOC110875915 translates to MSLNQLSPIAQAELETGTTTRPPKLKGAEDFSTWKARIQSFFEYTDYNLWLSVTAGPHIPTVVRGDAVVANNDATTFTDEDKALIQHDRRAHVALTMALSTNDCNMFEEHRTANAHWNALSEYYEGNEELIESKRDMVQKQYDMFCGVRGESLSDHISRFLNMMTKMKKAGNPVTNRAAIKKLLDSLPKEWSLQCMMIKKDFLNNPNPVTLSDLINTLRAFEMDVNKREMNTAGYPPKTNQTSVGLKNMAFLASGGISPQASDLIYANASTSASKAPQPSEKTITVGDTQALKVSTENVALFNMFLSSYEALMSGELKKEMFTAEDMLKKFQDKTGKHLGLGKAGFDKSKLRCYNCKNLGHFKRDCPLLKEGNIESTPDVKQITSEENKNNASPSTPKALVVEDYDWSEEIAEAKEQVNKALMAKISSESSSKQFEKQTAGIPKGDNIADKGLKSILTSTEPEKEKKSEEAEEHVSEEVSDQKKGKEKVPAAAMKTESSKEKADKDLAFTDIKNCRRPTYVKDGIGYKDRQGNERKFFFPPHSKNYVPMPTPHPENDLIDEKASVEQNDFCESETTANFSKSNADPIVCKEDVCDEDGDCGGSNIGIELKKNSFGKFLTEEIPEFIPSRTGMTNSKKSVTEDHCNEDSSITASEDEQKSESSSEDRTTDGESLEFSSEETPKTSSEDQTTNDESSECSSVETIEDQDSESSSEVQSCNDSSYEASEEQSSSEYLTSESSSDSDRHTAKHCKNKKFSKPEYDFVTNFTYQLNYLKKSVKKLVESTAYFWKQKEDNNKLQKWLRMLMEYIWHVDSGCSRHMTGLKELLKNFRFIDGDFVSFAGDEKGGKIVGIGDVVSEALTLENVNYVPELCYNLMSVSQVCDKEISVFFKPEYVVPAEMIMLTAPRQNNTYVLNMKNAKTNDNLTCLISKASESESLLWHRRLGHMISLGFHGSIFLKQKARQLKFSNHSFR, encoded by the exons ATGTCGTTGAATCAGCTAAGTCCAATTGCTCAAGCTGAACTTGAGACCGGAACCACTACTAGGCCACCAAAGTTGAAAGGGGCTGAAGACTTCAGTACTTGGAAGGCTCGTATTCAGtcgttcttcgagtacacggaCTACAATCTGTGGCTCTCAGTCACCGCTGGACCCCACATTCCAACAGTGGTTCGGGGAGATGCGGTAGTTGCTAACAATGATGCCACAACCTTCACTGACGAAGACAAGGCCCTAATCCAACACGATCGCCGTGCACATGTTGCCTTAACCATGGCACTGTCAACTAATGactgcaacatgtttgaagaacaccgaacTGCAAATGCACACTGGAATGCATTGAGTGAGTATTATGAGGGAAATGAGGAGCTAATTGAAAGCAAGAGAGACATGGTGCAGAAGCAATATGACATGTTCTGTGGAGTTCGTGGAGAAAGTCTTTCCGATCACATCAGTCGCTTTCTGaatatgatgaccaaaatgaagaaggcGGGAAATCCTGTCACAAACCGTGCTGCCATAAAGAAGCTGTTGGATTCACTCCCTAAGGAATGGAGTCTGCAatgcatgatgatcaagaaggatttCCTCAATAATCCAAATCCTGTCACTCTGTCCGACTTAATTAACACTCTAAGAGCTTTTGAAATGGATGTCAACAAACGAGAGATGAACACTGCTGGCTACCCACCAAAGACCAATCAAACCTCTGTTGGATTGAAGAATATGGCATTCCTTGCTTCAGGTGGCATCAGTCCACAAGCCTCTGACTTAATCTACGCTAACGCTTCCACAAGCGCATCGAAAGCTCCACAACCTAGTGAGAAGACTATCACGGTTGGTGATACACAAGCGTTGAAGGTGTCTACTGAAAACGTGGCACTTTTTAACATGTTTCTGAGCAGCTATGAAGCTTTGATGTCTGGAGAACTGAAGAAGGAGATGTTCACTgctgaagacat gttaaagaaatttcaagacaaaACCGGAAAGCATTTGGGTCTTGGAAAGGCTGGTTTTGACAAATCCAAACTGAGATGCTACAACTGTAAGAATCTGGGCCACTTCAAGCGTGACTGCCCCTTGTTGAAAGAAGGAAACATTGAATCAACTCCTGATGTAAAACAAATCACCAGCGAAGAAAACAAAAACAACGCATCTCCTAGCACGCCAAAAGCCTTAGTCGTTGAAGATtatgattggagtgaagaaaTTGCTGAAGCTAAGGAGCAAGTCAACAAAGCTCTTATGGCAAAAATCTCAAGCGAGTCCTCATCAAAGCAGTTTGAGAAACAGACAGCTGGAATTCCAAAAGGAGACAACATTGCTGACAAGGGTCTGAAAAGCATTCTCACCTCCACAGAGCCTGAGAAAGAAAAGAAGTCTGAAGAAGCAGAGGAGCATGTTTCTGAGGAGGTATCTGATCAGAAGAAAGGCAAAGAAAAAGTCCCAGCAGCAGCTATGAAAACAGAATCTTCAAAAGAAAAGGCTgacaaagacttg gcctttactgacatcaAAAACTGCCGACGACCAACGTATGTGAAAGACGGGATTGGGTATAAGGATAGgcaaggaaatgaaagaaaatTCTTCTTTCCACCGCATAGCAAAAACTATGTGCCTATGCCAACTCCTCATCCCGAAAATGATCTTATCGATGAAAAGGCCTCTGTAGAACAAAACGATTTTTGTGAAAGTGAAACAACTGCTAACTTTTCTAAAAGTAATGCAGATCCAATTgtgtgtaaagaagatgtgtgcgatgaggatgGAGACTGCGGCGGTTCAAATATAGGAATAG AATTGAAAAAGAATAGCTTTGGAAAGTTCCTCACAGAGGAAATTCCAGAATTTATTCCATCTCGAACAGGTATGACAAATTCAAAAAAGAGTGTCACTGAAGATCACTGCAATGAAGACTCAAGCATCACTGCCTCAGAAGATGAGCAAAAATCAGAAAGCTCAAGTGAAGATCGAACAACAGATGGTGAAAGTCTCGAATTCTCGAGTGAAGAAACCCCGAAAACCTCAAGTGAAGATCAAACTACAAATGATGAAAGCTCCGAATGTTCAAGTGTTGAAACAATCGAAGACCAAGACTCAGAAAGTTCAAGCGAAGTTCAAAGCTGCAATGATTCAAGTTACGAAGCAAGTGAAGAGCAAAGCTCAAGCGAATACCTCACGTCTGAAAGTTCATCCGATTCCGACA gacatacagcgaaacattgtaaaaaCAAGAAGTTTTCTAAACCAGAATATGATTTTGTCACAAACTTCACATATCAGCTTAATTATCTTAAGAAGTCTGTTAAAAAGCTGGTTGAGTCAACAGCCtatttttggaaacaaaaagaggACAAC AATAAACTCCAGAAATGGCTCCGAATGCTCATGGAGTACATCTGGCATGTCGACAGCGGATGCTCAAGACACATGACAGGTTTGAAGGAACTTCTGAAAAACTTTCGCTTTATTGATGGAGATTTCGTGTCTTTCGCTGGAGACGAGAAGGGAGGGAAGATCGTTGGAATAGGAGATGTGGTGTCTGAAGCCCTCACGTTGgaaaatgtcaactatgttccaGAATTGTGCTACAATCTCATGAGTGTATCACAAGTCTGTGATAAAGAAATATCGGTGTTTTTCAAGCCTGAATATGTCGTTCCTGCAGAAATGATCATGCTCACTGCTCCAAGACAAAACAACACATACGTGCTCAACatgaaaaatgccaagacaaatgACAACTTGACGTGTTTGATTTCAAAGGCTTCGGAATCGGAGTCGCTGCTTTGGCACAGGCGATTGGGGCAt ATGATTTCTCTCGGTTTTCATGGGTCTATTTTCTTGAAGCAAAAAGCGAGACAGCTGAAGTTCTCAAATCATTCATTCCGCTAA